The following DNA comes from Pomacea canaliculata isolate SZHN2017 linkage group LG10, ASM307304v1, whole genome shotgun sequence.
ATGAATATTTAGTGAAATGacactgaaaatttttttaatttgcttagGGTGGACAGAAACACAGCTCATTGTGTTTTTTCCTTAAATCAACAGCACCAAAGGACAATGTATTACAGATTGCTAATATTCACTATTCCAGGCATGTCAAATAGTGTCAGAGGCTGCATAGGTCACATCTGTGTTGTCATGAGGGccacacacatgtacagtgtCCTTTGTGCGGGCCGCATGTTTGCACTATTCTATTATctgctgaaacaaaaatgcttCAGCAAGACTACAACATAGATTCTACAGACACAAAAAGCTAGAAGGCTCCCAGGTTACGTAACGTTATCATctgaaactttgttttttcaACTGATGCACCAAGTCTCTTCCAAGCAGATGACGCAAATCTGGCAGTGAAGAAAAGGTCATTTGCCATGCCCAAGAGTGAAGTGTTGAGGTCCACCCCTTTTATCCAAAGCTCATGACATTAGATCTCTAGTGGTCTAAGATAGGTAGACAGTACCTGTTGATGGTGACACACAGTATCTGTCCTCATATGAATGCCCCATGTCATACTCATCATCCTCATACCGCTCTGGGGAAGAAAGAAATCACCATTTCAATGCTAACACTCTTCCCAGACCATGAGCAAATATATCATGTTCATGCACATGTGTTTGTCTATGTACATGTGCATACATTCAAatatgagaattaaaaatataacaagaacagaaaaaatgacaaattcaCAATATTAGCTagtttttcataaaagaaagttttaatatttactaaGCTCTTTATTTGTTACCCTTGTCATCCTCTTTTGAAAAAGTGACAGAATATGCTTTTACTTTGAAAATGTAGTCTGTCTACTGCACAATGCTGCAAAAAGTTCtgtgtgaaatatattttcatgtgtCTAATTTTTACCAGCAGGTCTGTTTGAAAAAGTCTCAATATCACCTTTTCTGTATCCTTCCATTATAACACTTGTTGAAAGCTTTCAAACTTACAGGCACCTTTAATTTCCATATGCTGTGGATCCATACTTGGTATACTtagaaaactatttaaaaaccCAGACTATCCATGGATGAGCTTGGTGATAGAAATGCAATGGTGGTAACAAAATTGCTCTGATAGCACATGAACGAATGCCAAATCTGGCAGCATCATTTACATTGGTTAATTCTACTTTATTTGTGGAAAAATATGCTACTCAATGGCACACATAAATCTAGGAGTCCTATCCATAAAGTCATCTGGGTTTGGGTGCAATGCTCACACTTTTACTAATAGCCAACGATTCACACCAGCAACACAGTGCCCATTCACCATCTATAAAAGCAGCCCCACTGTCCTTTTTCACTTATTCAACCCAACAATTATGCTGGGTGGAGGTCATCAGTGCTTGCATCTTCCTGACTCGACAAAACTGGATGGGGTGAAGGCTTGTACTATCAAAAgggttaggaccagtttagcacccATGGTTTTGTTCATGTGTTCTTCACcgtgagaaaaataaaaaatgaaaaaacgaGAAAGGAGACAAGGACTAACAGCCCAAATGACACGGGCGCATTTTGcgcgagtgagagagacaggtgGGTGAGTGGAGTTGGCATGTGCAAGCTATTGTATGAATGAGCGCGCCTATAAAAATATTAGTGAGGAACAAGCAAGACGGAGGATCCTTATGCTGTTTCAAATAATGAATGGCGCATTGTGTCCGAGTAGAGGCTGTTCTTCTCTTCAAAAAACACACTCACCATCTTCATAGTTCATACTACGGACAATTCTGTGTCTTGACATCTTggaagaaagtataaaatgtttccCTAATGGTCAGGAGTTTACAAATTTCTTGCTGGCAAAAGGCGAAAGTTTTGACGCAACACATCCATGGCGGAAGTTCTTTCACGTAGAGCATATCTACATTAGTTTCGGGTATGTTTAGACTCTAGGTCCATGTATTGAACATAACAATAagtaattaataataagaaaattattcttctcttctaaaactgtttaattCCGTCTACATATATAATACGAAACAATGTAATAACACATGGCAACAAGCTGTGTTGGACGCCTTTGAACCAAACACGGCAACGCGCGAATTAAGACAGTTACAATTTACACGGTGATAAATGCTTTTATAAACTTTGTATCTATCGAAATTAAGTTATCACGATTATACATACTACCTTTCTATGTTGctgttacttatttttttctatttttactcTGTCGACTTAAaatctttatataaaaaagattGGGCAATCTCATCATGAATTTGTATCCCATGATCTCATATTTCCGAACGAAGATAATTTTAACTAAATGTCTTTATGCTTTGTAGTATTAATGTCGATAGCCAAAATAGCAATGCAAGTATTTCGTTTAACATGATGTTGTGAATGCAGTACCAATTTTATGTGATAGTTTCTCACCTATAAGTGCAGAACACTATATAATTGTTCCCATCAACATCATATATATAACTTCTCCGATTTCGCATTAAAGGAAACAGACCAGAATATTTTCAAGATGGCAAGACCTATCACGCTGGTCACGGGCAACAAGAAGAAACTAGAGGAGTTTATCTTGATACTTGGGTCACAGTTCAAGGGTCAGGTATGCAAATAAAAGATACAAGTGacttgaaattaataaaataagtttaagaATACTCAGTGGATTGGTAAGTAAGTGTAATTGAAGAATCAAATGATAAAGATGGCATATTCTGTTGTGGTTTAGTGTGTTTCCTTTTAAAGGTGTCTTTAGTAAAGATTTAGACACTGTctctgttttaaatatattttttaaatattaatgaaaaaggtttttttaacttttcagttAATTGCTCAAGACATTGACCTGCCAGAATATCAAGGAGAACCAGAAGAAATAGTAAGAGCTAAATGTGCTCTTGCAGCAGAACATATCAAAGGACCAGTGATAGTAGAAGACACAAGTCTTTGTTTCAATGCTCTTGGTGGCATGCCAGGACCATACATCAAATGGTTCCTGCAAAAAGTAGGCCCTTCAGGTATGAAGTCAGACAatgtaaatttttgttgttgctgcaaaTTAGTACATCATGATTAATAATacatatcttctttttttaaaacattttgattgttttgcttGCTTGTAAGTGTATGTATTTTCTTATGAAAGGTTTTGATGACATGTTTATACATGTTAGTTATTTGTTGGTCTTAATGTTGTGTATCTtaatctgttgttgttttgtaggCTTGCTTTCAATTAGACCTTTTTGTCTTGTGTTACAGGCTTGCACAAGATGCTGAATGGTTTTGAGGACAAGTCAGCCTATGCCTTGTGTATATTTGGATATTCTAGTGGAGAGCCGGGTGCACCAGTGCAGCTCTTTTCTGGACGTTGTGATGGGTTAATAGTTTCACCAAGAGGGTCAACAGATTTTGGATGGGATCCATGCTTTCAACCAAGTGGAATGAAAGAGACTTTTGCAGAGATGCCAAAGGAGATGAAAAACTCTGTATCTCATAGAGGGAAGGCCATGGAATCtctgaaacagtttttaataaaactttgatGGGTGGTATTGAGATCTCAA
Coding sequences within:
- the LOC112574044 gene encoding inosine triphosphate pyrophosphatase-like, which codes for MARPITLVTGNKKKLEEFILILGSQFKGQLIAQDIDLPEYQGEPEEIVRAKCALAAEHIKGPVIVEDTSLCFNALGGMPGPYIKWFLQKVGPSGLHKMLNGFEDKSAYALCIFGYSSGEPGAPVQLFSGRCDGLIVSPRGSTDFGWDPCFQPSGMKETFAEMPKEMKNSVSHRGKAMESLKQFLIKL